The nucleotide sequence GAGCTTCCCGGCCTCATGCTGCCGCGCGACCCGCTCGGGGCCGCCGCGGCCGAGGCCGGCGGCGGCCCCGAGCGGGTCGCGCGGCAGCATGAGGCCGGGAAGCTCACGGCGCGCGAGCGCTTGGACCGCTTCCTCGACCCGGGGAGCTTCCTCGAGGTGGACCCCTTCGTCGTGAGCCAGGGCACGAGCCGCGGCCTGCCGTTCGAGGCCGCGCCCGGCGACGGCCTGGTCGCCGGGTTCGGGAACGTGCTCGGGCGGCCCGTCGCGGTGCTGGCCCAGGACTTCACCGTCCTCGGCGGCAGCATGGGCGCTGCGCAAGGGCGCAAGGTCTGCAAGGTCCTCGATCATGCCTTGACCACGGGCGTGCCCGTCGTCTCCTTCAACGACTCGGGCGGCGCGCGCATCCAGGAAGGCATCGCGAGCCTCGGCGCGTACGGCGACATCTTCATGCGCAACGTGAACGCGAGCGGCGTCGTCCCGCAGATCAGCGTCATCGCCGGCCCCTGCGCCGGCGGCGCCGTCTACTCGCCCGCGCTCACCGACTTCGTGGTCGCGATCCGGGGCACGGGGCACCTCTTCGTCACGGGCCCCGACGTCGTGAAGACGGTCACGCACGAGGTCACCACCGCGAACGACCTCGGCGGCGCGGACGTGCATGCCGAGCGTAGCGGCGTCGCGACGATCGCGGTCGACAACGAGGAGGCCGCGCTCGACTTCGTGACGCGGCTCCTCTCGTATCTGCCGAGCAACAACCTGGAGGCCCCGCCCGCGCGCGCGCCGCCCGCGGGCGTGCCGCTGCGCGACGACTCGCTCAACACGGCCGTCCCGGAAGATGCGCAGAAGTCGTACGACGTGCGCGCGATCATCGAGCGCCTCGTGGACCCGGCCTCGTTCCTCGAGCTGCAGCCCGCCTACGCGCAGAACCTCGTCATCGGCTTCGCGCGCATCGAGGGCCGCGTCGTGGGCCTCGTCGCGAACCAGCCCCGCGTCCTCGCGGGCGTCCTCGACGTGACCGCGAGCGAGAAGGGCGCGCGCTTCATCCGCTTCTGCGACGCGTTCAACATCCCGCTCGTGACGCTCGTCGACGTGCCCGGCTACCTCCCGGGCACGAGCCAGGAGCACGACGGCATCATCCGCCGCGGCGCGAAGCTCCTCTACGCGTACTGCGAAGCGACGGTGCCGAAGATCACCGTCATCCTCCGGAAAGCCTACGGCGGCGCGTACATCGTCATGGGGTCGAAGCACCTCGGCGCGGACGTCAACCTCGCGTGGCCCTCCGCGGAAGTCGCGGTGCTCGGCGAAGGCGGCGCCGTGAACATCCTTTACCGGCGCGAGCTCGCGAAGGCGCAGGACGCCGAAGCGACCCGCGCCCGCCTCGAAGCCGAATACCGCGAGCGCTTCCGCAACCCGTGGTTCGCCGCGGAGATCGGCTACGTGGACGACGTCATCGAACCCGCCCTCACGCGCGCGCACCTCGCGCGCCACCTCGCCCGCCTCGCGACCAAGCGGCAGAACCGTGCGCCGCGAAAGCACGGAAACATCCCCCTCTAAGGTGTCACCATGCAGGACCTCGCCAACAAGCGCTACATCGTCTTCGGCGTCGCCGCCGACTCGAGCATCGCGTGGGCCATCGCCCGCGACCTCGCCGACCGCGGCGCGCTCGTCACCCTCGCGTACCAGAAGCGGTTCCTCAGCCGCGTGAAGGAGCTCGTCAAGGACCAGAAGTTCGTCGAGCAATGGGAGGAGTGCGACGTCGCGAACGACGCGAGCGTCGCGACGTTCTTCTCGAAGCTCACGGGCCAGTACGACGGCGTCGTGCACGCGGTCGCGTTCGCGCCCGCCGAGGCGCTCGGCCGCCCCATCGTCGAGACCTCGGAGGAGGACTTCTCGAAGGCCCTCGTCGTCTCGTCGTACAGCCTCCTGCGCGTCGCGCGCCACGCGCTCCCCAAGCTCGCCCCCGACGCGAGCTTCGTGACGCTCACGTACCTCGGCGCCGAGCGCGTCGTCCCCGGCTACCGCGTGATGGGCACCGCGAAGGCGGCGCTCGAATCCATCGTGCGCGAGCTCGCCGCCTCCATCGGCCCGCTCGGCCACCGCGTGAACGCGATCTCCGCGGGCCCGATCAAGACGCTCGCCGCAAGCGGCGTCCCGGGCTTCGACATGATCCTCGACTGGATGGCCGCGAACACGCCGCTTCGCCGCAACGTCACGCAAGCCGACGTCGCGCGCACGACGAGCTTCCTCCTCTCGAACGAGGCCGCGGGCATCACGGGCCAGGTCATCTACGTGGACGCGGGCTACTCCGCGGTCGGCGCGCCGCCCGACCTCCAGCGCGTCCTCGTGGAGCCGGCCACGTCGCCCCCGGAGGGTCCGCAGTGACCGCCGCCCCGACCGCGCCGACGAGCGCGCCCGGCGCCGCCGCGTTTGCCGGCTGGCCGGCGCGCCTCCCGATCCTCGCCCTTGCGCCCCCCGGAGGCGCCGCCTTCGCGCGCGCCGCCCACGCGGCGGGCGCGCTCCCGCTCTTCGACGCCACGACGGATCCCGCGTGGCGCGAGACCGCGCGCGGGCTCCCCGCGTACGCGCTCCGCGTCGCCGAACCCGTCGGCGATCTCCCCGCCGAAGCGCGGCTCCTCGTCGCCGCCGCGGGCGCGCCCCTCGCGCCGCTCGCCGCCGCCGGTCGCCCCGTCCTCGTCGAAATCGCCGACGCGGCCCAAGCCCCCCGCGACGCGCTCGCGTACGTCGCGCGCGGCGCGCACGGCCGCGCCACCGTCGACCTCGTACGCGCCCTCGCCGCGACGGGC is from Candidatus Thermoplasmatota archaeon and encodes:
- a CDS encoding enoyl-ACP reductase, which translates into the protein MQDLANKRYIVFGVAADSSIAWAIARDLADRGALVTLAYQKRFLSRVKELVKDQKFVEQWEECDVANDASVATFFSKLTGQYDGVVHAVAFAPAEALGRPIVETSEEDFSKALVVSSYSLLRVARHALPKLAPDASFVTLTYLGAERVVPGYRVMGTAKAALESIVRELAASIGPLGHRVNAISAGPIKTLAASGVPGFDMILDWMAANTPLRRNVTQADVARTTSFLLSNEAAGITGQVIYVDAGYSAVGAPPDLQRVLVEPATSPPEGPQ
- a CDS encoding acyl-CoA carboxylase subunit beta, which gives rise to MLPRDPLGAAAAEAGGGPERVARQHEAGKLTARERLDRFLDPGSFLEVDPFVVSQGTSRGLPFEAAPGDGLVAGFGNVLGRPVAVLAQDFTVLGGSMGAAQGRKVCKVLDHALTTGVPVVSFNDSGGARIQEGIASLGAYGDIFMRNVNASGVVPQISVIAGPCAGGAVYSPALTDFVVAIRGTGHLFVTGPDVVKTVTHEVTTANDLGGADVHAERSGVATIAVDNEEAALDFVTRLLSYLPSNNLEAPPARAPPAGVPLRDDSLNTAVPEDAQKSYDVRAIIERLVDPASFLELQPAYAQNLVIGFARIEGRVVGLVANQPRVLAGVLDVTASEKGARFIRFCDAFNIPLVTLVDVPGYLPGTSQEHDGIIRRGAKLLYAYCEATVPKITVILRKAYGGAYIVMGSKHLGADVNLAWPSAEVAVLGEGGAVNILYRRELAKAQDAEATRARLEAEYRERFRNPWFAAEIGYVDDVIEPALTRAHLARHLARLATKRQNRAPRKHGNIPL